A region from the Microcella frigidaquae genome encodes:
- the mtrB gene encoding MtrAB system histidine kinase MtrB — MLTFTWRSLVQRARRLWRGSLQLRTVAITVLLSTVAVTIISGYMSLSIATNLYEARKNQAIAEARQATVSAQELFDSSVTASGTIDVEAVNRTAQTTIRSVASSPGGTEFAILRTPGQTTEVTMTATQTRALDLSVISDELREQVAQDDGQLYTQAVTLNAASGRPDPGLVVGGVFEVPTAGQYELYLVYNVRDVQQTLDFVQQTLVIGSLLLVGTIGLVTYFVTRLAIGPVRIAAETAEKLAEGELDRRIPEKGEDVIATLARSFNRMADSLQRQITQLATLSRVQQRFVSDVSHELRTPLTTIRLAGDVLYEQRDQFSPTTARTAELLHAQVDRFESMLADLLEMSRYDAGAVDIDAEPTNLVRLVEESLDALRPLADEKGSELRLVAPGGYFEADVDARRIRRILQNLLGNAVDHGEGRPIVVHVDSDATAVAIAVRDYGVGMDAGQLERVFDRFWRADPSRQRTTGGTGLGLAIATEDAQLHGGTLDVWSEPGEGSCFRLTLPRERGATVHHSPVDLPPAEPLEGDLLGADRLAPERDEKNA; from the coding sequence ATGCTCACCTTCACCTGGCGCAGCCTCGTGCAGCGCGCGCGGCGCCTGTGGCGCGGCTCGCTGCAGCTGCGCACGGTCGCAATCACGGTGCTCCTGTCGACCGTCGCCGTCACCATCATCAGCGGCTACATGTCGCTGAGCATCGCCACCAACCTGTACGAGGCGCGCAAGAATCAGGCCATCGCGGAGGCGCGGCAGGCGACCGTCAGCGCCCAGGAGCTCTTCGACAGCTCGGTGACGGCGAGCGGCACGATCGACGTGGAGGCGGTCAACCGCACGGCGCAGACCACGATCCGCAGCGTGGCCTCGAGCCCTGGCGGCACCGAGTTCGCGATCCTGCGCACGCCGGGTCAGACGACCGAGGTCACCATGACGGCGACGCAGACGCGGGCGCTCGACCTGTCGGTGATCTCCGACGAGCTGCGCGAGCAGGTGGCCCAGGACGACGGGCAGCTCTACACCCAGGCGGTCACGCTCAACGCCGCGAGCGGCCGCCCCGACCCGGGCCTCGTCGTCGGGGGCGTGTTCGAGGTTCCGACCGCCGGCCAGTACGAGCTCTACCTCGTCTACAACGTGCGCGACGTGCAGCAGACCCTCGACTTCGTGCAGCAGACGCTCGTCATCGGCTCGCTGCTGCTGGTCGGCACCATCGGGCTCGTCACCTACTTCGTCACGCGGCTCGCGATCGGCCCCGTGCGCATCGCCGCCGAGACCGCCGAGAAGCTCGCCGAGGGCGAGCTCGACCGCCGCATCCCCGAGAAGGGCGAAGACGTCATCGCCACTCTCGCGCGCTCGTTCAACCGCATGGCCGACAGCCTGCAGCGGCAGATCACCCAGCTCGCCACGCTCTCGCGGGTGCAGCAGCGGTTCGTCAGCGACGTCAGCCACGAGCTGCGAACGCCGCTCACCACCATCCGGCTGGCCGGCGACGTGCTCTACGAGCAGCGCGACCAGTTCAGCCCGACCACCGCCCGCACGGCCGAGCTGTTGCACGCCCAGGTCGACCGCTTCGAGTCGATGCTCGCTGACCTGCTCGAGATGAGTCGGTACGACGCGGGCGCCGTCGACATCGACGCCGAGCCCACCAACCTCGTGCGGCTCGTCGAGGAGTCGCTCGACGCACTGCGCCCGCTCGCCGACGAGAAGGGCAGCGAGCTGCGGCTCGTCGCCCCGGGCGGCTACTTCGAGGCGGATGTGGATGCGCGCCGCATCCGCCGCATTCTGCAGAACCTGCTCGGCAACGCCGTCGACCACGGCGAGGGGCGCCCGATCGTCGTGCACGTCGACAGCGACGCGACCGCCGTCGCCATCGCGGTGCGCGACTACGGTGTCGGAATGGATGCGGGGCAGCTCGAGCGCGTCTTCGACCGGTTCTGGCGTGCCGACCCCTCGCGGCAGCGCACCACCGGCGGCACCGGGCTCGGGCTCGCGATCGCGACGGAGGACGCGCAGCTGCACGGGGGCACCCTCGATGTCTGGTCGGAGCCGGGGGAGGGCAGCTGCTTCCGGCTGACGCTGCCGCGCGAGCGTGGGGCGACCGTGCACCATTCTCCGGTCGACCTGCCGCCCGCCGAGCCGCTCGAGGGCGACCTGCTCGGAGCCGATCGTCTCGCGCCCGAGAGGGATGAGAAGAATGCGTAG
- a CDS encoding GerMN domain-containing protein, protein MRRRLAVLLLLPLLLPALLLSGCVSVPFAGGVDPGGPIEGEVDVDFDFLPSGPSAGATQEEILRGFLAATTAAQDNYRIARSFLAEDVADAWNPYDSTLVRAREGAVERLDDATLTYSVPIVASVDAVGRYSVADSTSSQTLPAFRFVQEGGEWRIAELGDGILISQQAFPSAFSQHTIYYWDSAFRNLVPDLRWFPTRSEVATRIVRAVLEPPTSWLGQGATVSAIPEGTELALSPVSVVAGTAQIDLTSEVLTLSERERQRVRLQLAASLRAVSGVVGVDITVDQNLVAIPEWTSGAPDVVPQVDPRVLLRTDESFGFATGGEVEPLGALSTRVVELGATAVALAPGRTTLATALGPDGVWAVSAGEALPLLLDERPGLIAPSIDGYQFVWSVPATGSGAIRATELNGTVHEVEAALPDGSRVVRLAVSRDDARVLIMLDGRGGPRLVVAAVIRDETSGVPVRLGELREVPLNGDTAVDAAWVDEVRIASITRTDEQTLVELHEIGGRSRPLGLPRDAVQIVGGNGGTEGIRVLGADGVVFEPRGSGWQGTSLRASFLGTQQ, encoded by the coding sequence ATGCGTAGACGGCTCGCGGTGCTCCTCCTGCTGCCCCTGCTCCTGCCGGCGCTGCTGCTCTCCGGCTGCGTGTCGGTGCCCTTCGCCGGCGGCGTCGACCCCGGCGGCCCGATCGAGGGCGAGGTCGACGTCGACTTCGACTTCCTGCCCTCCGGCCCGAGCGCGGGCGCGACGCAGGAGGAGATCCTGCGCGGCTTCCTTGCCGCGACGACCGCGGCGCAGGACAACTACCGCATCGCGCGGTCCTTCCTCGCGGAGGACGTCGCCGACGCGTGGAACCCCTACGACAGCACGCTCGTGCGGGCGCGCGAGGGTGCCGTCGAGCGGCTCGACGATGCGACCCTCACCTACAGCGTGCCGATCGTCGCCTCCGTGGATGCGGTGGGCCGGTACTCCGTCGCCGACAGCACCTCCAGCCAGACCCTGCCCGCCTTCCGCTTCGTGCAGGAGGGCGGCGAGTGGCGCATCGCCGAGCTCGGCGACGGCATCCTGATCTCGCAGCAGGCGTTCCCCAGCGCGTTCAGCCAGCACACGATCTACTACTGGGATTCCGCGTTCCGCAACCTGGTGCCCGACCTGCGGTGGTTCCCGACCCGCTCCGAGGTCGCCACCCGGATCGTGCGCGCGGTGCTCGAGCCGCCGACCTCGTGGCTCGGCCAGGGCGCGACCGTGTCGGCGATCCCCGAGGGCACCGAGCTCGCGCTGTCGCCCGTATCGGTCGTGGCCGGCACCGCGCAGATCGACCTCACGAGCGAGGTGCTCACGCTCTCGGAGCGCGAGCGGCAGCGCGTGCGCCTTCAGCTGGCGGCGAGCCTGCGCGCGGTGAGCGGCGTCGTCGGTGTCGACATCACGGTCGACCAGAACCTGGTCGCGATCCCGGAGTGGACCAGCGGGGCGCCCGACGTCGTGCCGCAGGTCGACCCGCGCGTGCTGCTGCGCACCGACGAGAGCTTCGGCTTCGCGACCGGCGGGGAGGTCGAGCCGCTCGGCGCGCTGAGCACCCGCGTCGTCGAGCTCGGGGCGACCGCCGTCGCGCTCGCCCCCGGGCGCACCACCCTCGCTACCGCGCTCGGGCCCGACGGCGTCTGGGCTGTCTCGGCGGGCGAGGCCCTACCGCTGCTGCTCGATGAGCGCCCCGGCCTGATCGCCCCCAGCATCGACGGCTACCAGTTCGTGTGGTCCGTGCCGGCGACCGGCTCGGGAGCGATCCGCGCCACCGAGCTCAACGGCACGGTGCACGAGGTCGAGGCGGCACTGCCCGACGGCAGCCGCGTCGTGAGGCTCGCAGTCTCGCGCGACGACGCCCGCGTGCTCATCATGCTCGACGGCCGCGGTGGGCCGCGACTGGTCGTCGCCGCCGTTATCCGCGACGAGACCTCCGGGGTGCCGGTGCGCCTCGGCGAGCTGCGCGAGGTTCCCCTCAACGGCGACACCGCCGTCGACGCGGCGTGGGTCGACGAGGTGCGCATCGCCTCGATCACCCGCACCGACGAGCAGACGCTCGTCGAGCTGCACGAGATCGGCGGCCGCAGCCGGCCGCTCGGCCTGCCGCGCGACGCCGTGCAGATCGTCGGTGGCAATGGCGGCACCGAGGGCATCCGCGTGCTCGGCGCCGACGGCGTGGTGTTCGAGCCGCGCGGCTCCGGATGGCAGGGCACGAGCCTGCGCGCCTCCTTCCTCGGCACTCAGCAGTAG
- a CDS encoding ComF family protein, giving the protein MISAHIATALADAWALVAPVDCAGCGAPDRALCALCATALRPSLRRALLDVDGHALPVVAGLAYEGVARAALLALKAEGRTELARPLAVPLRRAVALAWPGAGADVLVPVPGSRAGAAQRGFAPAALLARRGGLVVTRGLRALDGGPQQKRLRLDERLAGQHPRFIARPALAGRRVVLIDDIVTSGATLRDAARALRTVGAIVVGAAAVAATPRRQGVSSLLWRFWADDDEGPGDKVGPEGYGQGKEA; this is encoded by the coding sequence ATGATCTCCGCGCACATCGCCACGGCGCTCGCCGATGCCTGGGCGCTCGTCGCCCCGGTCGACTGCGCCGGATGCGGAGCCCCCGATCGTGCTCTCTGCGCCCTCTGCGCCACCGCGCTGCGGCCGTCGCTCCGCCGCGCGCTGCTCGACGTCGACGGCCACGCCCTTCCGGTGGTCGCCGGGCTCGCCTACGAGGGGGTCGCGCGGGCCGCACTGCTCGCCCTCAAGGCGGAGGGTCGCACCGAGCTCGCGCGGCCCCTCGCCGTCCCGCTGCGGCGGGCCGTCGCGCTCGCCTGGCCGGGCGCGGGAGCCGACGTGCTGGTGCCGGTGCCGGGCTCGCGCGCGGGCGCCGCGCAGCGCGGCTTCGCCCCGGCAGCGCTCCTGGCCCGGCGCGGCGGGCTGGTGGTCACCCGCGGGCTGCGGGCGCTCGACGGTGGGCCGCAGCAGAAGCGGCTCCGGCTCGACGAGCGGCTCGCGGGGCAGCATCCGCGATTCATTGCGCGCCCCGCGCTGGCCGGTCGGCGGGTCGTCCTGATCGACGACATCGTCACCAGCGGGGCGACGCTGCGCGATGCGGCGCGGGCCCTCCGAACGGTCGGGGCCATCGTCGTGGGGGCCGCGGCGGTGGCCGCCACCCCCCGACGGCAGGGTGTCTCGAGCCTGCTCTGGAGATTCTGGGCCGATGATGACGAAGGTCCCGGTGACAAGGTCGGCCCGGAGGGCTATGGTCAGGGAAAGGAGGCGTGA
- the hpf gene encoding ribosome hibernation-promoting factor, HPF/YfiA family produces MDITITGRNIGITDRFRDYATEKAEKVEHLADRALVLEIKVSRHHEKSAGRSPDDDRVELTLIGPGPVVRAEAAGSDKYVAFDLAIDKLLERLRRAKDKRKVHRGNHRPVSLHEAAAGGFTVIDITPADAEIIRKVATGSIPVQQEDEAEEVYTPVVVRQKVFPAVSMTVDEAVDQLELVGHDFFLFIDAVTDRPSVVYRRQGWNYGVIGLEAEQEKAAVGGRRGR; encoded by the coding sequence GTGGACATCACCATCACCGGACGCAACATTGGCATCACCGACCGGTTCCGCGACTACGCCACTGAGAAGGCGGAGAAGGTCGAGCATCTCGCCGATCGCGCCCTGGTGCTCGAGATCAAGGTCTCTCGCCACCACGAGAAGAGCGCCGGGCGATCGCCGGACGACGATCGCGTCGAGCTGACCCTCATCGGACCGGGTCCGGTCGTGCGGGCCGAGGCCGCCGGCAGCGACAAGTACGTCGCCTTCGACCTCGCCATCGACAAGCTGCTCGAGCGGCTGCGCCGCGCGAAGGACAAGCGCAAGGTGCACCGCGGCAACCACCGCCCGGTGTCGCTGCACGAGGCCGCCGCGGGCGGGTTCACCGTCATCGACATCACGCCCGCCGACGCCGAGATCATCCGGAAGGTCGCGACCGGGTCGATCCCGGTGCAGCAGGAGGACGAGGCCGAAGAGGTCTACACCCCCGTCGTCGTCCGGCAGAAGGTCTTCCCCGCGGTCTCGATGACCGTCGACGAGGCCGTCGACCAGCTCGAGCTGGTCGGCCACGACTTCTTCCTCTTCATCGACGCCGTCACCGACCGCCCGAGCGTGGTCTACCGGCGCCAGGGCTGGAACTACGGGGTCATCGGTCTCGAGGCCGAGCAGGAGAAGGCCGCGGTCGGCGGGCGACGGGGGCGCTGA